From the genome of Methanobrevibacter smithii ATCC 35061, one region includes:
- the thiI gene encoding tRNA uracil 4-sulfurtransferase ThiI: protein MNYDVVIARYGEIGLKSSKVRARFERKLVKNIKAAIDCEVDRNQGRIYIFPKNYGECLENLNKVFGVVSYSPAVSTYGNYEDIEKTLGEYVDNLVDDGFIGKDTRFAIKCRRVGNHDFTSQEMAAFCGSVVVKKVGCPVDLTNPELKIYVEVRDDEAFIYHEKIDGPGGLPLGTQGKVVVLVSSGIDSPVAAYLMMKRGCEVIALHCDNAPFTGPKVHENFDKIIDQLQSYAKGVPITKKVVKYGEYLQQAKDCAPEKMTCVLCKSGMYKIAEKLAHKYGASAIVDGSSVGQVASQTLSNILATRHGVDMPILSPLIGLDKLEITRIAEDIGTFEISKLDDGGCHAVPKYPETKADVDRVEEACRAMNQKEAIEKAFDSID, encoded by the coding sequence ATGAATTATGATGTAGTTATAGCACGTTATGGTGAAATTGGTTTAAAAAGCTCAAAAGTAAGAGCACGTTTTGAGCGCAAATTGGTTAAAAATATTAAAGCAGCTATTGACTGTGAAGTTGACAGAAACCAGGGAAGAATATATATCTTTCCAAAAAACTATGGCGAGTGTTTGGAAAATTTAAATAAGGTATTTGGTGTTGTATCTTACTCTCCGGCTGTTTCAACATATGGAAACTATGAAGATATTGAAAAAACATTAGGTGAATATGTAGATAATCTTGTTGATGATGGATTCATAGGCAAAGATACAAGATTTGCCATAAAATGCAGAAGGGTTGGAAACCATGATTTCACATCTCAGGAAATGGCTGCATTCTGCGGTTCTGTAGTTGTTAAAAAAGTAGGATGTCCTGTTGATTTAACAAATCCTGAACTTAAAATTTATGTTGAAGTAAGAGATGATGAAGCTTTTATTTATCATGAAAAAATTGACGGTCCGGGAGGCCTTCCACTGGGAACTCAGGGAAAGGTTGTTGTTTTGGTGTCCAGCGGTATTGATTCTCCGGTGGCAGCTTATCTTATGATGAAAAGAGGATGCGAGGTTATAGCACTTCATTGTGATAATGCTCCATTTACAGGACCTAAAGTTCATGAAAACTTTGATAAAATAATTGATCAGCTTCAAAGTTATGCAAAAGGAGTTCCTATTACAAAAAAAGTTGTAAAATATGGGGAGTATTTGCAGCAGGCTAAAGACTGTGCTCCGGAAAAAATGACCTGTGTTTTATGCAAGTCAGGGATGTATAAAATAGCTGAAAAATTAGCACATAAATATGGAGCATCAGCTATTGTAGACGGAAGCAGTGTAGGTCAGGTAGCTTCACAGACATTGTCTAATATATTGGCTACCCGTCATGGTGTTGACATGCCGATTTTAAGCCCTTTGATAGGTCTGGACAAATTGGAAATTACCAGAATAGCTGAAGATATCGGAACTTTTGAAATTTCTAAATTGGATGACGGGGGATGTCATGCAGTTCCCAAATATCCTGAAACAAAAGCAGATGTTGACAGGGTTGAAGAGGCTTGCAGGGCAATGAATCAAAAAGAAGCTATTGAAAAAGCCTTTGATTCCATTGATTAA